The Streptomyces sp. NBC_00344 genome includes a window with the following:
- a CDS encoding carboxylate--amine ligase — protein sequence MPPIDAGTPALLLRLDRNPLHHGTLGAVRSLGRAGVEVHAVVESADSPVTRSRYLHRSHIRPEGRITPDLFHRTLLQISEQIGQRAVLIPMDDISAIHVAAIAPRLAGRYLLPEQPTDLPERVADKAELAGLCGRLGIPHPPTVIPGSAAEAEAAPWKLGLPMVAKWSRPWLLPGGSGLRSTTLVRTASEAVRLYERREEAGSRLLLQRCLPYGPDNDWFFHGYFADQDRCLMGGTGRKVLSWPARTGLTAVGRWEPNPQVQQAALRLAAHVGYRGILDLDFRRDLATGSFHLLDFNPRPGAQFRLFTDRQGLDVVRAQHLHLTDRPVPQPSGGPGRVFVAENYALLSVLASGGRPWPFGKPGGGRRGPVEHAWFARDDIAPFLTMAAVWCGKGLRRGTGRLSGPGELSAAVPAASGPSPGPPTDDPSAHPFDRAPMSR from the coding sequence ATGCCCCCGATCGACGCCGGGACGCCGGCCCTGCTTCTCCGACTCGACCGGAACCCCCTGCACCACGGCACCCTCGGCGCCGTCAGATCCCTGGGCCGCGCCGGGGTCGAGGTCCATGCCGTCGTCGAATCCGCCGACAGCCCGGTCACCAGGTCCCGGTATCTGCACCGGTCACACATCCGGCCGGAGGGCCGCATCACACCGGACCTCTTCCACCGGACGCTGCTTCAGATCTCCGAGCAGATCGGACAGCGCGCCGTACTGATCCCGATGGATGACATCAGCGCCATCCATGTCGCGGCCATCGCCCCGCGTCTCGCGGGGCGCTATCTGCTGCCCGAACAGCCCACCGACCTGCCGGAGCGGGTGGCGGACAAGGCGGAACTCGCCGGTCTCTGCGGGCGGCTCGGCATCCCGCACCCGCCCACGGTGATCCCGGGAAGCGCCGCGGAGGCCGAGGCCGCGCCCTGGAAGCTGGGGCTGCCCATGGTGGCCAAGTGGAGCAGGCCCTGGCTGCTCCCCGGTGGTTCCGGACTGCGCAGCACCACCCTGGTGCGCACGGCGTCCGAGGCGGTGCGGCTGTACGAGCGGCGTGAGGAGGCGGGCAGCAGACTGCTGCTGCAGCGCTGCCTGCCGTACGGACCGGACAACGACTGGTTCTTCCATGGTTACTTCGCCGATCAGGACCGCTGTCTGATGGGCGGCACCGGGCGCAAGGTGCTCTCCTGGCCTGCCAGGACCGGGCTTACCGCGGTGGGCCGTTGGGAGCCGAATCCGCAGGTGCAGCAGGCTGCCCTGCGGCTGGCGGCCCATGTCGGCTACCGCGGCATCCTCGACCTCGACTTCCGCCGGGACCTGGCCACCGGCAGCTTCCACCTGCTGGACTTCAATCCGCGCCCCGGGGCGCAGTTCCGTCTCTTCACCGACCGGCAGGGCCTCGATGTCGTGAGGGCACAGCACCTGCATCTGACGGACCGTCCGGTTCCGCAGCCCTCCGGTGGCCCCGGACGGGTGTTCGTCGCGGAGAACTACGCCCTGCTCTCGGTACTGGCGTCCGGAGGCCGCCCCTGGCCCTTCGGGAAGCCCGGAGGCGGCCGGCGCGGCCCCGTCGAGCACGCGTGGTTCGCAAGGGACGACATCGCTCCCTTCCTCACCATGGCAGCGGTGTGGTGCGGCAAGGGGCTGCGCCGGGGGACCGGCCGGCTGAGCGGGCCCGGCGAACTGTCCGCGGCCGTCCCCGCCGCATCCGGCCCCTCCCCGGGCCCCCCGACCGACGATCCGTCCGCCCACCCCTTCGACAGAGCCCCGATGTCCAGATGA
- a CDS encoding glycosyltransferase: MKVLQVITGLGVGGAEQQLRLLMRRMPVACDVVTLTNPGPVAHGLRADGVSVTHLEMNGNRDLTVLPRLARLIRRGGYDLVHTHLYRACVYGRIAARMAGVRTTVATEHSLGDRYIEGRPLTRGTRALYLRTERLGTATVAVSATVADRLRAWGVPAQRIHVVPNGIDADSFRYDPAARRAARARIGVPEDTFVVGGVGRLVPGKQFDLLVRAVAAVPGAWLLLAGDGPERAALSRLAGRLGAGDRVRLLGECDALPGGALSVPAVLSAMDVFVSASAEESFGLAVVEALASGLPVLHVACPAIDDLPAASAPGALRVEGRADALREALSARRAAGQVRLPPPPVVGHYDIARSASGLLDVYARVSARTLPAGPAAATPQSPAPPGAGPLNSVPRTSPPGSSLPANPVPVDSSSVNPTKK, from the coding sequence GTGAAGGTCCTCCAGGTCATCACGGGTCTCGGGGTCGGCGGCGCGGAGCAGCAACTGCGGCTGCTGATGCGCCGGATGCCCGTCGCCTGCGATGTGGTCACCCTCACCAACCCGGGGCCGGTGGCACACGGGCTACGGGCCGACGGGGTGTCCGTCACCCATCTGGAGATGAACGGCAACCGCGACCTCACCGTGCTGCCCAGGCTGGCCCGGCTGATCCGCCGGGGAGGGTACGACCTGGTGCACACGCATCTCTACCGGGCCTGTGTGTACGGGAGGATCGCGGCCAGGATGGCCGGAGTCCGTACCACGGTCGCCACCGAACACTCCCTCGGCGACCGGTACATCGAGGGCCGTCCGCTCACCCGGGGCACCCGTGCGCTGTATCTGCGGACCGAGCGACTGGGCACCGCGACGGTGGCCGTATCGGCGACGGTCGCCGACCGGCTGCGCGCCTGGGGTGTCCCGGCGCAGCGCATCCATGTCGTACCGAACGGCATCGACGCGGACAGCTTCCGCTACGACCCCGCGGCGCGGCGCGCGGCCAGGGCGCGGATCGGCGTCCCGGAAGACACCTTCGTGGTGGGCGGGGTAGGCAGGCTGGTACCCGGCAAGCAGTTCGATCTGCTGGTGCGGGCGGTGGCCGCCGTCCCCGGGGCGTGGCTGCTGCTGGCCGGGGACGGGCCCGAGCGTGCGGCGCTGAGCCGTCTGGCGGGGCGGCTCGGAGCGGGCGACCGGGTCCGTCTGCTCGGTGAGTGCGACGCGTTGCCCGGCGGCGCGCTCAGTGTGCCCGCCGTACTGAGTGCCATGGACGTCTTTGTCTCCGCCTCCGCCGAGGAGTCCTTCGGCCTCGCCGTGGTGGAGGCACTCGCCTCAGGTCTGCCGGTGCTGCATGTCGCCTGTCCCGCCATCGACGACCTCCCCGCGGCGTCCGCGCCCGGCGCCCTGCGCGTCGAAGGGCGGGCCGACGCGCTGCGTGAGGCGCTGTCGGCCCGGCGGGCGGCGGGGCAGGTCCGCCTGCCGCCGCCGCCCGTCGTCGGCCACTACGACATCGCTCGCAGCGCGAGCGGCCTCCTCGACGTCTATGCCCGGGTGTCCGCCCGAACCCTCCCGGCCGGACCCGCGGCCGCGACGCCCCAGAGCCCGGCGCCTCCGGGTGCCGGCCCCTTGAACTCCGTACCCCGCACGTCCCCGCCGGGGAGTTCCCTGCCCGCGAATCCGGTGCCCGTGGACTCGTCGTCCGTAAACCCAACGAAGAAGTGA
- a CDS encoding DUF4352 domain-containing protein yields the protein MHRLKWVVLPVMLLALTSCQGVHDDQGKARRATSPVVNEKGRPGPGAESAPSGRDMRLGGTADLYGDGSGRRVRVTADAVVDPAITVPAARRPAAGLRRLGIEVKAVNLGGAAYTATAGSVWLIDSTGVRRLPVRSGVLTTGAPFVLRTLAAGDSAEGWLVFELPSSAQPVSLHYSAAANAGGRTAVWQI from the coding sequence GTGCACCGACTGAAATGGGTCGTGCTTCCGGTAATGCTGCTCGCCCTGACGTCCTGTCAGGGTGTCCATGACGATCAAGGGAAGGCGCGGCGGGCCACGTCACCCGTGGTGAACGAGAAGGGCAGGCCTGGGCCCGGAGCCGAAAGCGCCCCGTCGGGCCGGGACATGCGGCTCGGCGGCACGGCCGATCTGTACGGCGACGGATCCGGCCGGCGCGTGAGGGTCACCGCGGACGCGGTCGTCGACCCGGCGATCACGGTGCCGGCCGCGCGGCGTCCGGCAGCCGGTCTGCGCCGGCTGGGCATCGAGGTCAAGGCCGTGAATCTCGGCGGTGCCGCGTACACGGCCACCGCGGGGTCCGTCTGGCTGATCGACAGCACGGGCGTCCGGCGTCTGCCGGTCCGCAGCGGTGTACTGACGACCGGTGCGCCCTTCGTGCTGCGGACACTGGCGGCCGGGGATTCGGCGGAGGGGTGGCTGGTGTTCGAGCTCCCCTCATCGGCTCAACCGGTGTCACTGCACTACAGCGCGGCGGCGAATGCCGGAGGCCGTACGGCGGTCTGGCAGATCTGA
- a CDS encoding glycoside hydrolase family 26 protein translates to MPHRRRRLTGATMGAVSAGLIVAGAGIAYPATPVPSPAAGIPSAQSPAAQVPVPGAPAAGAAAGQAAAAAAQPAVGAFLDSGTIGVQRMTDLSRWLGGAKLRVGHTYLPGDTWSGIEGRVGFLRSWSRWRRAEADRMFVLNVPMQEHNEDRVSDEEVRGLLAQGARGDFDEHYRNLARRLVRLGVPDTVIVLGWEMNGTTYTHRCGPDPEAWKTYWNRIVAAMRSVPGQSFKFDFTPNRGEDAIPWTRCYPGDSTVDIVGMDSYDQPPGTTFDEQVKGPYGLQAQVDFAAAHNKQISYPEWGLFRNGDDTDYMSRMLAWFDQHRPLYQTITDYCPHGVWQCGDNPGASEIYRRRIAQETGGTPSSRPPEPPPSTGTDPGTEPTGPEPEPSDSYQWCVPLDLGEWLGHWQKPERICTHVPVRLRHGQSEESDG, encoded by the coding sequence ATGCCTCATCGACGTCGCCGGCTGACAGGCGCCACCATGGGTGCCGTGTCCGCAGGCCTCATCGTGGCCGGTGCGGGCATCGCCTATCCGGCCACGCCGGTCCCTTCCCCTGCCGCGGGCATTCCCTCGGCGCAGTCGCCGGCCGCACAGGTGCCCGTGCCCGGAGCGCCGGCCGCGGGGGCGGCCGCCGGCCAGGCAGCGGCGGCCGCCGCGCAGCCCGCGGTGGGCGCCTTCCTGGACTCCGGCACGATCGGCGTGCAGCGGATGACCGATCTCTCGCGCTGGCTGGGCGGCGCGAAACTGCGGGTCGGCCACACCTACCTGCCGGGTGACACCTGGTCCGGTATCGAGGGCCGGGTCGGCTTTCTGCGCAGCTGGTCCCGGTGGCGGCGCGCCGAGGCCGACCGGATGTTCGTACTCAACGTGCCCATGCAGGAGCACAACGAGGACCGGGTGTCCGACGAAGAGGTCCGCGGGCTCCTCGCGCAGGGCGCCCGGGGCGATTTCGACGAGCACTACCGCAATCTCGCCAGGCGGCTGGTGCGGCTCGGTGTCCCGGACACGGTGATCGTGCTCGGGTGGGAGATGAACGGCACCACGTACACCCACCGCTGCGGCCCCGATCCCGAGGCGTGGAAGACCTACTGGAATCGCATCGTCGCGGCGATGCGCTCCGTCCCCGGGCAGAGCTTCAAGTTCGACTTCACACCCAACCGCGGAGAGGACGCCATCCCCTGGACCCGGTGCTACCCGGGCGACAGCACCGTCGACATCGTCGGCATGGATTCCTACGACCAGCCCCCCGGCACCACGTTCGACGAGCAGGTGAAGGGCCCGTACGGCCTTCAGGCGCAGGTCGACTTCGCCGCCGCGCACAACAAGCAGATCTCCTACCCCGAATGGGGTCTCTTCAGGAACGGCGACGACACCGACTACATGAGCCGCATGCTCGCCTGGTTCGACCAGCACAGGCCGCTCTACCAGACCATCACCGACTACTGCCCGCACGGGGTGTGGCAGTGCGGTGACAACCCCGGTGCCTCGGAGATCTACCGGAGGAGGATCGCCCAGGAGACCGGCGGGACGCCGTCGTCCCGGCCGCCCGAGCCGCCGCCCTCGACCGGCACCGACCCCGGCACGGAGCCGACCGGCCCCGAGCCCGAGCCGTCCGACTCGTACCAGTGGTGCGTTCCCCTTGATCTGGGCGAGTGGCTCGGCCACTGGCAGAAGCCGGAGAGGATCTGCACCCATGTCCCGGTCAGGCTCCGCCACGGGCAGTCGGAGGAGTCGGACGGCTGA
- a CDS encoding lipopolysaccharide biosynthesis protein, giving the protein MSDSPSEEHSTDRRSRPRRRRFSWWPLPVLALTGAAAGAAYGVLAPPQYAATTYVVAVPAKGSDPATALGFAQAYGRIATSTATLVHAGSAAGVPARTLGRHVRTETSPDSPMIGITGTATRARTSAEIANAVADAITLTGNEAAANTTVRLVLFSRAVAPSSRISPSPPISLAVGGCAGGLIGALALLVRPRRDQQVSGPSVPAPAQAADSAGTADTAAKAVDTAVKVKEHV; this is encoded by the coding sequence ATGTCCGACTCGCCCAGCGAAGAGCACTCCACCGACCGGCGCTCACGGCCGCGCCGGAGAAGGTTCAGCTGGTGGCCGCTGCCCGTGCTGGCTCTGACCGGTGCGGCGGCGGGGGCCGCCTACGGTGTGCTCGCGCCGCCGCAGTACGCCGCCACCACCTATGTCGTCGCGGTGCCCGCGAAGGGCTCCGACCCGGCGACCGCGCTGGGTTTCGCCCAGGCGTACGGCCGCATCGCCACCAGTACCGCCACCCTTGTCCACGCCGGGAGCGCCGCCGGTGTCCCGGCGAGGACGCTGGGCCGGCATGTGCGGACGGAGACATCACCCGACTCACCCATGATCGGTATCACCGGGACCGCGACCAGGGCGCGCACGTCCGCCGAGATCGCCAACGCGGTCGCCGACGCGATCACCCTCACCGGAAACGAGGCGGCTGCCAACACCACGGTGCGCCTTGTGCTGTTCTCGCGGGCCGTCGCCCCGTCGTCGCGCATCTCCCCATCACCCCCCATCAGCCTCGCCGTCGGCGGCTGCGCGGGTGGCCTGATCGGCGCCCTGGCGCTTCTGGTGCGGCCCCGCCGCGACCAGCAGGTCAGCGGTCCTTCCGTGCCGGCTCCCGCCCAGGCCGCCGATTCGGCCGGGACGGCCGACACCGCGGCCAAGGCGGTCGATACGGCGGTCAAGGTGAAGGAACACGTCTGA
- a CDS encoding GNAT family N-acetyltransferase, translating to MAGATGTRRGFAVTLCRDDGQFADLEKEWTALLRDCATATPFQSHSWLHSWWLSYGSPGRLRLVLVRYDGQLVGAAPLMLVHRPLPLLVPLGGGISDFSDILVASSHRVTTLNALSAGLRLAARHAVIDLREVRPGAAAEELFDIWPGVRRRLDDSVCLELPAEPIDELMKRLASSRAQRVRAKLRKLDALKIEEHAVAEHEVPSAIGELLRLHELQWRGRGVTPEHLRPRFAEHLTRATQRMVRDGDAALTEYRLNGAVVASNVTLQSSQLTGGYLYGADPELRSRKVDVATMLLRRDARHAAESGRSVISLLRGTEPYKSHWRPATVVNQRLLLAPLALAPLLNLHAAQLATRDRGAAALRALLPAVQQWRAKLNDWQAGGGPR from the coding sequence ATGGCCGGGGCCACCGGGACCCGGCGGGGCTTCGCCGTGACGCTCTGCCGGGACGACGGCCAGTTCGCCGACCTGGAGAAGGAGTGGACGGCTCTGCTCCGCGACTGCGCCACGGCCACTCCGTTCCAGAGCCACTCCTGGCTGCACTCATGGTGGCTCTCCTACGGCTCGCCGGGCCGGCTGCGGCTGGTGCTGGTGCGGTACGACGGGCAACTGGTCGGCGCCGCACCGCTGATGCTCGTCCACCGGCCGCTGCCGCTGCTGGTACCGCTGGGCGGCGGTATCTCCGACTTCTCCGACATCCTGGTGGCCTCGTCCCATCGGGTGACCACGCTCAACGCGCTCTCCGCTGGGCTGCGGCTGGCCGCCCGGCATGCGGTGATCGATCTGCGGGAGGTACGCCCAGGAGCGGCCGCGGAGGAGCTGTTCGATATCTGGCCGGGGGTACGGCGAAGACTCGACGACTCGGTCTGTCTCGAGCTCCCCGCCGAGCCGATCGACGAGCTGATGAAGCGGCTGGCCTCGTCCAGGGCCCAGCGGGTGCGGGCCAAGCTGCGCAAACTCGACGCGCTGAAGATCGAGGAACACGCCGTCGCCGAGCACGAGGTCCCCTCGGCGATCGGGGAGCTGCTGCGCCTGCATGAACTGCAGTGGCGTGGCCGCGGGGTCACCCCCGAACACCTCAGGCCCCGGTTCGCCGAGCATCTGACCCGCGCCACCCAGCGCATGGTCAGGGACGGTGACGCGGCACTGACCGAGTACCGGCTGAACGGCGCTGTGGTCGCGTCCAATGTGACGCTGCAGTCGTCGCAGCTCACCGGCGGCTATCTGTACGGGGCCGACCCGGAACTGCGCAGCAGGAAGGTCGATGTCGCCACGATGCTGCTGCGGCGCGATGCCCGGCACGCCGCCGAGTCGGGCCGCAGCGTGATCAGCCTGCTGCGCGGGACCGAGCCGTACAAGAGTCACTGGCGCCCGGCGACCGTCGTCAATCAGCGGCTGCTGCTCGCGCCCCTCGCGCTCGCACCGCTGCTGAACCTGCACGCGGCGCAGCTGGCCACCCGCGACAGGGGTGCCGCGGCGCTCCGCGCGCTGCTGCCCGCGGTACAGCAGTGGCGTGCGAAGCTGAACGACTGGCAGGCGGGCGGCGGTCCGCGGTGA
- a CDS encoding LCP family protein has product MTEFFNPPSSPKAPASPRPAGSPAQAGRMRRLPRGALATTALTAVVALGVFEAGHRMSVPGTGHGGGAASRSQAVMGAGGSPAGAGMNVLLVGLDTRDTITPQQKARYHLGGRACGCTDTMMLVHVAQNRRRVSVVSLPRDSLATIPAYTDTKGRTHKSRAAKLNAAYAEGGAPLTMRTVQKMTGVRIDRFLPVDFARFMKTVDGLGGLDVCTDRPLKDTATALVLPAGTSHLGGGESLQYARSRHVDTLADFGRIQRQQKYIVSFVKQISGDGTLRSPARMAVLAAALLPAVPAERAFTVKDTLTLAGELRNIGLDSLEFATVPVKGYVPLKGVGTTIAWDPAKSAEVFRAVRSDRSLLTVVATPAEHRTSGGRNGFLPVKGSRLACP; this is encoded by the coding sequence ATGACTGAATTCTTCAACCCACCGAGTTCACCGAAAGCACCGGCGTCACCGAGGCCGGCCGGATCACCGGCGCAGGCCGGCCGGATGCGGCGGCTTCCCCGGGGGGCCCTGGCGACCACCGCGCTCACCGCGGTGGTCGCCCTCGGGGTGTTCGAGGCCGGTCACCGGATGTCCGTTCCCGGCACGGGCCACGGCGGCGGTGCGGCGAGCAGGAGCCAGGCCGTGATGGGTGCGGGCGGCTCCCCCGCGGGTGCCGGGATGAATGTGCTGCTCGTCGGCCTCGACACCCGGGACACCATCACCCCTCAGCAGAAGGCCCGGTATCACCTGGGGGGAAGAGCCTGCGGCTGCACGGACACCATGATGCTGGTCCATGTCGCGCAGAACCGACGCCGCGTCAGCGTGGTGAGCCTGCCACGCGATTCCCTCGCCACCATTCCCGCGTACACCGACACGAAGGGCAGGACGCACAAGAGCCGCGCGGCGAAGCTCAACGCGGCCTACGCGGAGGGCGGTGCCCCGCTCACCATGCGGACGGTGCAGAAGATGACCGGCGTCCGCATCGACCGGTTCCTGCCCGTGGACTTCGCACGGTTCATGAAGACCGTCGACGGACTGGGCGGTCTCGACGTCTGCACCGACCGCCCGCTCAAGGACACGGCCACCGCCCTGGTCCTGCCGGCCGGGACCAGCCATCTGGGCGGCGGGGAGTCGCTGCAGTACGCGCGTTCACGCCATGTGGACACTCTCGCGGACTTCGGGCGCATCCAGCGGCAGCAGAAGTACATCGTCTCGTTCGTCAAGCAGATCTCCGGCGACGGAACGCTGCGCAGCCCGGCCCGGATGGCGGTGCTGGCCGCGGCGCTGCTGCCCGCGGTCCCGGCCGAGCGCGCCTTCACGGTCAAGGACACGCTGACACTGGCCGGGGAGCTGCGGAACATCGGCCTCGACTCGCTCGAATTCGCCACCGTCCCGGTCAAGGGTTACGTCCCGCTCAAGGGCGTCGGCACGACCATCGCCTGGGACCCGGCGAAGTCCGCCGAGGTCTTCCGGGCGGTGCGAAGCGACCGGTCCCTGCTGACCGTCGTGGCGACGCCCGCGGAGCACCGGACCAGCGGGGGCCGCAACGGGTTCCTGCCCGTCAAGGGCTCCCGGCTCGCCTGCCCCTGA
- a CDS encoding cytochrome P450 has product MGVPAQSAVQHTVQPPGANPADPSFWQLPHSARLEAFAALRALERPGYFVERAATWRRPERGFYALVRHADVVQASRLSQVFVSAPGVTTPEPAGWVRFLFGDSMVNMDAPHHTQLRRVVSRAFTPRLLAAAEEDIRRVASCVVDDMIEQRPGEFVASVASRMPFEVICNLMGIPEHYRPEIAGRVDHASENVGVDRPLRARLRVPGRGLRALARMQMMMASLARERRSRPTDDLISALVRADVDGQALDVRQLGAFFSLLMVAGVETTRNAITHALTLLTDNPDQRALLEADFDRYADGAVDEVVRHSTPIIQFRRTVLTEHSLGGRRFLPGDKVVLYYASANRDESVFTDPDVFDITRNPNPHLGYGGGGPHFCLGAHLARQEIKALFRELLSRPRALRAVGPPDLAHSNFDNRVRALPFAFEPPVS; this is encoded by the coding sequence ATGGGTGTCCCGGCGCAGTCCGCCGTGCAGCACACGGTCCAGCCGCCGGGTGCGAACCCGGCCGATCCGTCGTTCTGGCAGCTCCCGCACTCCGCACGGCTGGAGGCGTTCGCCGCCCTCCGGGCACTGGAGCGCCCCGGGTACTTCGTCGAGCGCGCGGCCACCTGGCGCCGCCCGGAACGGGGCTTCTACGCACTGGTCAGGCACGCGGACGTGGTCCAGGCGAGCCGGCTGTCACAAGTGTTCGTCAGCGCGCCCGGGGTGACCACTCCGGAGCCGGCCGGCTGGGTCCGCTTCCTGTTCGGCGATTCCATGGTCAACATGGACGCGCCGCACCACACCCAGCTGCGCCGGGTGGTCTCCAGGGCCTTCACACCACGGCTGCTGGCCGCAGCGGAGGAGGACATCCGCCGGGTCGCCTCATGCGTCGTGGACGACATGATCGAGCAGCGGCCCGGTGAGTTCGTGGCGTCGGTCGCCTCCCGGATGCCGTTCGAGGTCATCTGCAACCTGATGGGCATCCCCGAGCACTACCGTCCCGAGATCGCCGGCCGGGTCGACCACGCCTCGGAGAACGTGGGTGTCGACCGCCCGCTCCGTGCCCGGCTGCGGGTACCCGGCAGGGGGCTGCGGGCACTGGCACGGATGCAGATGATGATGGCGTCGCTGGCCCGCGAACGCCGCAGCCGGCCCACCGACGACCTCATCTCCGCGCTGGTACGCGCGGACGTCGACGGCCAGGCACTCGACGTCCGCCAGCTCGGCGCGTTCTTCTCGCTGCTGATGGTCGCGGGGGTGGAGACCACCCGCAACGCCATCACCCACGCGCTGACCCTGCTGACCGACAACCCGGATCAACGCGCCCTGCTCGAAGCGGACTTCGACCGGTACGCGGACGGCGCCGTCGACGAGGTGGTACGCCACTCGACGCCGATCATCCAGTTCCGCAGGACCGTGCTGACGGAGCACTCACTGGGCGGACGCCGCTTCCTCCCCGGGGACAAGGTGGTCCTCTACTACGCGTCCGCCAATCGTGACGAGTCGGTCTTCACCGACCCGGACGTCTTCGACATCACGCGCAACCCCAACCCGCACCTGGGATACGGGGGCGGGGGCCCGCACTTCTGCCTCGGTGCGCATCTCGCCCGCCAGGAGATCAAAGCGCTCTTCCGTGAACTGCTGAGCCGTCCACGGGCCCTGCGTGCGGTGGGACCGCCCGATCTGGCGCATTCGAACTTCGACAACCGGGTGCGCGCGCTGCCGTTCGCCTTCGAGCCGCCGGTCTCATGA
- a CDS encoding NAD(P)-binding domain-containing protein, which produces MYDLAVIGAGPYGLSIASHAAAAGMRTRVLGRPMASWRDHMPQGMFLKSEPWSSNLSDPSGRHTLDTYCAARELRPSHGNPLAIGTFTEYGMWFAAQAAPPVDELTVTRVAPDPAGFSIETAEGERFRARTVALAVGVMPFINLPVALKGLPAELCSHSSGHQDLSRFSGKDVTVVGAGQAALETAVLLAEHGARPRLVARAGRLNWNTPPQPLRRGLLRSVREPHSGLGTGWTNWVWSEAAQLVRHLPGSTRARIAATALGPAGAWWLRERFERQVPVDLAHDLLSATDLGGRVRMTLTAGGAADPVRTVDTDHVIAATGFRPDLGRLEMLDARLRYSLSTVGPSRSPELNAGFESSYPGLFFAGLLAAPSFGPSMRFVYGATFTAGRLVRGVRRRLSSTATMATAPADAVEPATVR; this is translated from the coding sequence ATGTACGACCTGGCAGTGATCGGTGCAGGGCCCTACGGGCTGTCCATCGCCTCGCATGCCGCGGCGGCCGGGATGAGGACCCGGGTGCTCGGCAGGCCGATGGCATCGTGGCGCGACCACATGCCGCAGGGCATGTTCCTCAAATCGGAACCCTGGTCCTCCAATCTCTCCGACCCCTCGGGACGCCACACCCTCGACACCTACTGCGCCGCCCGCGAGCTGCGGCCCAGCCACGGCAACCCGCTGGCCATCGGCACCTTCACCGAGTACGGGATGTGGTTCGCCGCGCAGGCGGCCCCTCCGGTCGACGAGCTCACCGTCACCCGGGTCGCCCCCGACCCCGCGGGGTTCTCCATCGAGACGGCGGAGGGCGAGCGGTTCCGCGCCCGTACGGTGGCCCTCGCGGTCGGCGTGATGCCCTTCATCAACCTGCCGGTGGCGCTGAAGGGGCTGCCCGCGGAGCTCTGCTCGCACAGCAGCGGTCACCAGGATCTGAGCCGCTTCAGCGGCAAGGACGTCACGGTGGTCGGCGCGGGGCAGGCCGCCCTGGAGACCGCGGTGCTGCTCGCCGAGCACGGCGCGCGGCCCCGGCTGGTCGCCCGCGCCGGCCGGCTCAACTGGAACACCCCGCCGCAGCCGCTGCGCCGGGGACTGCTGCGTTCGGTCCGCGAGCCGCACAGCGGTCTGGGCACCGGATGGACCAACTGGGTGTGGTCCGAGGCCGCGCAGCTGGTGAGGCACCTGCCGGGCAGCACCCGCGCCCGCATCGCCGCCACCGCCCTCGGCCCCGCAGGCGCCTGGTGGCTTCGTGAACGCTTCGAGCGGCAGGTGCCGGTGGACCTGGCGCACGATCTGCTGAGCGCCACCGACCTGGGGGGCCGGGTGCGGATGACCCTTACCGCGGGCGGCGCCGCGGACCCGGTCCGGACGGTCGACACGGACCATGTCATCGCGGCCACCGGCTTCCGCCCCGACCTCGGCAGGCTGGAGATGCTCGACGCCCGTCTGCGGTACTCGCTCAGCACCGTCGGCCCCAGCCGGTCCCCTGAGCTCAACGCGGGATTCGAGTCGTCGTATCCGGGACTGTTCTTCGCGGGACTGCTCGCCGCTCCTTCGTTCGGCCCTTCCATGCGCTTTGTCTACGGGGCCACTTTCACGGCGGGCCGACTGGTTCGCGGGGTACGCCGGCGACTGTCGTCCACCGCGACCATGGCGACGGCTCCGGCCGACGCGGTGGAGCCGGCCACGGTGCGATAA